In one window of Burkholderia cenocepacia DNA:
- a CDS encoding amino acid aminotransferase has product MSLFSAVQLAPRDPILGLNEAFNADARPTKVNLGVGVYTNEDGKIPLLRAVRDAEKARVEAGLPRGYLPIDGIAAYDAAVQKLLLGNDSPLIAAGRVVTAQALGGTGALKIGADFLRTLNPNVKVAISDPSWENHRALFEAAGFEVVAYPYYDAATNGVNFEGMLSALNGYAAGTVVVLHACCHNPTGVDLTEAQWQQVVDVVKARNLVPFLDMAYQGFGENIEADAAAVRLFAAADLNAFVSSSFSKSFSLYGERVGALSIITSSKEEATRVLSQLKRVIRTNYSNPPTHGGAVVAAVLASPELHASWVQELGEMRDRIRAMRNGLVERLKASGVDRDFSFINAQRGMFSYSGLTSAQVDRLRDEFGIYAVGTGRICVAALNTRNLDAVANAVAAVLK; this is encoded by the coding sequence ATGTCGCTCTTCTCCGCTGTCCAGCTTGCTCCCCGCGACCCGATCCTGGGCCTGAACGAAGCCTTCAACGCCGATGCGCGTCCGACCAAGGTCAACCTCGGCGTCGGTGTGTACACGAACGAAGACGGCAAGATTCCGCTGCTGCGCGCGGTGCGCGACGCGGAGAAGGCACGTGTCGAGGCCGGCCTGCCGCGCGGCTACCTGCCGATCGACGGGATCGCCGCCTACGATGCGGCCGTGCAGAAGCTGCTGCTCGGCAACGACTCGCCGCTGATCGCGGCGGGCCGTGTGGTCACGGCCCAGGCACTGGGCGGCACGGGCGCGCTGAAGATCGGCGCCGATTTCCTGCGCACCCTGAATCCGAACGTGAAGGTCGCGATCAGCGATCCCAGCTGGGAAAACCACCGCGCGCTGTTCGAAGCGGCCGGCTTCGAAGTCGTCGCGTACCCGTATTACGATGCGGCCACGAACGGCGTGAACTTCGAAGGCATGCTGTCGGCGCTGAACGGCTACGCGGCCGGCACGGTCGTCGTGCTGCACGCGTGCTGCCACAACCCGACCGGCGTGGACCTCACCGAAGCGCAATGGCAACAGGTCGTCGACGTCGTGAAGGCGCGCAACCTCGTGCCGTTCCTCGACATGGCCTACCAGGGCTTCGGCGAGAACATCGAAGCCGATGCCGCCGCCGTGCGCCTGTTTGCCGCGGCCGACCTGAACGCGTTCGTGTCGTCGTCGTTCTCGAAGTCGTTCTCGCTGTACGGCGAGCGCGTCGGTGCGCTGTCGATCATCACGTCGAGCAAGGAAGAAGCCACGCGCGTGCTGTCGCAACTGAAGCGCGTGATCCGCACGAACTACTCGAACCCGCCGACCCACGGCGGCGCGGTGGTCGCAGCCGTGCTCGCGTCGCCGGAACTGCACGCTTCGTGGGTGCAGGAACTCGGCGAAATGCGCGATCGCATCCGCGCGATGCGCAATGGTCTCGTCGAGCGCCTGAAGGCAAGCGGCGTCGATCGCGATTTCAGCTTCATCAACGCGCAGCGCGGGATGTTCTCGTATTCGGGCCTGACCTCGGCACAAGTCGATCGCCTGCGCGACGAGTTCGGTATCTATGCGGTCGGCACGGGCCGGATCTGCGTCGCCGCGCTGAACACGCGCAACCTCGACGCGGTCGCCAATGCGGTCGCAGCGGTCCTGAAGTAA
- a CDS encoding 3-hydroxybutyrate dehydrogenase, giving the protein MAADLSGKTAVVTGAASGIGKEIALELAKAGAAVAIADLNQDGANAVADEINKAGGKAIGVAMDVTNEDAVNSGIDKVAEAFGSVDILVSNAGIQIVNPIENYSFSDWKKMQAIHVDGAFLTTKAALKHMYKDDRGGVVIYMGSVHSHEASPLKSAYVTAKHGLLGLARVLAKEGAKHNVRSHVVCPGFVRTPLVDKQIPEQAKELGISEEEVIKKVMLGNTVDGVFTTVQDVAQTVLFLSAFPSAALTGQSVVVSHGWFMQ; this is encoded by the coding sequence ATGGCAGCAGATCTGAGCGGCAAGACCGCAGTCGTCACGGGCGCCGCAAGCGGCATCGGCAAGGAAATCGCACTCGAGCTGGCCAAGGCCGGCGCGGCCGTCGCGATCGCCGACCTGAACCAGGACGGCGCGAACGCGGTCGCCGACGAGATCAACAAGGCAGGCGGCAAGGCGATCGGCGTCGCGATGGACGTGACCAACGAGGACGCCGTGAACAGCGGCATCGACAAGGTGGCCGAAGCGTTCGGCTCGGTCGACATCCTCGTGTCGAACGCCGGCATCCAGATCGTCAATCCGATCGAGAACTATTCGTTCTCCGACTGGAAGAAGATGCAGGCGATCCACGTGGACGGCGCGTTCCTGACGACGAAGGCCGCGCTCAAGCACATGTACAAGGACGATCGCGGCGGCGTCGTGATCTACATGGGTTCGGTGCACTCGCACGAAGCGTCGCCGCTGAAGTCGGCGTACGTGACGGCCAAGCATGGCCTGCTCGGCCTCGCCCGCGTGCTGGCGAAGGAAGGCGCGAAGCACAACGTGCGCTCGCACGTCGTGTGTCCGGGCTTTGTGCGCACGCCGCTGGTCGACAAGCAGATTCCGGAGCAGGCGAAGGAGCTCGGTATCAGCGAAGAGGAAGTGATCAAGAAGGTGATGCTCGGCAACACGGTCGACGGCGTATTCACGACGGTGCAGGACGTCGCGCAGACGGTGCTGTTCCTGTCGGCGTTCCCGAGCGCCGCGCTCACGGGCCAGTCGGTGGTCGTCAGCCACGGCTGGTTCATGCAGTAA
- a CDS encoding potassium channel beta subunit family protein, whose translation MHYRRLGRSGLQISELSLGSWVTYGNQVDQRVARECLAAARDAGVNFFDNAEVYAGGKSEEIMGHALKSLDWPRVSYIVSTKFFWGLAEAPNQYHTLNRKYLLNAIDGSLRRLQLDYVDLVYCHRPDPHTPIEETVWAMSDMIVRGKALYWGTSEWSADEIRAACEIAERHHLHKPVVEQPQYNLFHRTRVEQEYARLYDDYGLGLTTWSPLASGLLTGKYRNGVPAGSRAQLQGYDWMRERLTDRAANDIVERLGEIAAEFGCSTGQLAIAWVLANPRVSSVITGASRVDQIGDNMRALEVAAKLTPDVKQRIEAVVGDAYE comes from the coding sequence ATGCACTATCGACGGCTAGGCCGCTCCGGCCTACAGATCAGCGAGCTTTCACTCGGTTCGTGGGTGACGTACGGCAACCAGGTCGACCAGCGGGTCGCGCGCGAATGCCTCGCCGCGGCACGTGATGCAGGCGTCAATTTCTTCGACAACGCCGAGGTCTACGCCGGCGGCAAATCTGAGGAAATCATGGGCCATGCGCTCAAGTCGCTCGACTGGCCGCGCGTCAGTTATATCGTGTCCACGAAGTTCTTCTGGGGGCTCGCGGAAGCCCCGAACCAGTATCACACGCTGAACCGGAAGTACCTGCTGAACGCGATCGACGGCTCGCTGCGCCGGCTGCAGCTCGACTATGTCGACCTCGTCTATTGCCATCGCCCCGATCCGCATACGCCGATCGAGGAAACCGTCTGGGCGATGAGCGACATGATCGTGCGCGGCAAGGCGCTGTACTGGGGCACGTCGGAATGGAGCGCCGACGAAATCCGCGCGGCATGCGAGATTGCCGAGCGGCATCATCTCCACAAGCCGGTCGTCGAACAACCGCAGTACAACCTGTTTCACCGCACCCGGGTCGAACAGGAATATGCGCGGCTCTATGACGATTACGGTCTTGGGCTCACGACCTGGAGCCCGTTGGCGTCGGGCCTGCTCACCGGCAAGTACCGCAACGGCGTACCCGCCGGCAGCCGCGCGCAGTTGCAAGGCTACGACTGGATGCGCGAACGCCTGACCGATCGGGCCGCCAACGACATCGTCGAACGGCTCGGCGAAATTGCGGCCGAATTCGGCTGCAGCACCGGCCAGTTGGCAATCGCGTGGGTGCTCGCGAACCCGCGCGTGAGTTCGGTCATCACGGGTGCATCGCGGGTCGATCAGATCGGCGACAACATGCGCGCGCTCGAGGTTGCCGCGAAGCTGACGCCGGACGTGAAGCAGCGCATCGAGGCGGTGGTCGGCGATGCATACGAGTAA
- a CDS encoding 23S rRNA (adenine(2030)-N(6))-methyltransferase RlmJ, with protein sequence MLSYRHGFHAGNHADVLKHAVVVQLLRYLNKKDKSYWYIDTHAGAGVYSLRDGYAAKTSEFDTGIGRLWNEKNLPEALGDYVDEVRALNDDGELHFYPGSPYIAWRSMREQDRMRLFEMHTTEIDVLRHNFRDAGRRAMIFAGDGFEGIKALLPPPPRRALVLIDPSYEDKKDYARTVSCVTECLKRFSTGCYAIWYPQVTRTESQRFPEQLKRLQPNNWLHLTLTVSNPPTDGLGLYGSGMFILNPPYTLAQSMKEVLPYLVEKLGQDSGARFQIEHRGN encoded by the coding sequence ATGCTCAGTTATCGTCACGGTTTTCACGCAGGCAACCACGCGGACGTGCTCAAGCACGCCGTCGTCGTCCAGCTGCTGCGCTACCTGAACAAGAAAGACAAATCGTACTGGTACATCGATACGCACGCAGGCGCCGGCGTGTACTCGCTGCGCGACGGTTATGCAGCGAAGACGTCGGAATTCGATACCGGCATCGGCCGACTGTGGAACGAAAAGAACCTGCCGGAGGCACTGGGCGACTATGTGGACGAAGTCCGCGCGCTGAACGACGACGGCGAACTGCACTTCTACCCGGGCTCCCCGTACATCGCATGGCGGTCGATGCGCGAGCAGGACCGGATGCGCCTGTTCGAAATGCATACGACGGAAATCGATGTGCTGCGCCACAATTTCCGCGATGCCGGGCGACGCGCGATGATCTTCGCCGGCGACGGCTTCGAAGGTATCAAGGCGCTGCTGCCGCCGCCGCCGCGACGTGCACTCGTGCTGATCGATCCGTCCTACGAGGACAAGAAGGATTACGCGCGCACGGTGAGCTGCGTGACGGAATGCCTGAAGCGTTTCTCGACCGGCTGCTATGCCATCTGGTATCCGCAGGTCACGCGGACGGAATCGCAGCGCTTTCCCGAGCAGTTGAAGCGTCTGCAGCCGAACAACTGGCTGCACCTGACGCTGACGGTGTCGAATCCGCCGACCGACGGACTGGGTCTCTACGGCAGCGGGATGTTCATCCTGAATCCGCCGTATACGCTCGCCCAGAGCATGAAAGAGGTACTGCCCTATCTGGTCGAAAAGCTGGGACAGGATAGCGGCGCCCGCTTTCAGATCGAGCACCGCGGCAACTGA
- a CDS encoding DUF3563 family protein: MIAYIVEKLSNWFESAERERREAYLATSSDIVQLESRIRSLETNGYSL; the protein is encoded by the coding sequence ATGATCGCCTACATCGTCGAAAAGCTGAGCAACTGGTTCGAATCCGCAGAACGTGAACGCCGTGAGGCTTACCTTGCCACGTCGTCGGACATCGTCCAGCTCGAGAGCCGCATCCGCTCGCTCGAAACCAACGGCTACTCGCTGTAA
- the cueR gene encoding Cu(I)-responsive transcriptional regulator, whose translation MNIGDASRESGVSAKMIRYYEQVGLLAPSKRTDAGYRIYGADEIHILRFIRQARRLGFLVEDIRKLLMLWQDRSRASAEVKSIALEHVAELDRRIAELSDMRDTLVDLAAHCHGDGRPECPILARLADPVGDPN comes from the coding sequence ATGAATATCGGCGACGCGTCGCGCGAATCCGGCGTCAGTGCAAAAATGATCCGGTACTACGAACAGGTCGGTCTTCTTGCGCCCAGCAAACGGACCGATGCTGGCTACCGGATCTATGGAGCAGACGAAATCCATATCCTGCGGTTCATCCGTCAGGCGCGACGACTTGGCTTTCTCGTCGAAGACATTCGCAAGCTGCTGATGCTCTGGCAGGATCGCTCACGCGCCAGCGCCGAAGTGAAATCGATTGCTCTCGAGCACGTGGCCGAACTCGACAGACGTATCGCCGAATTGAGCGACATGCGCGACACGCTGGTCGATCTGGCCGCGCACTGTCATGGTGACGGTCGGCCCGAATGCCCGATTTTGGCGCGCTTGGCTGACCCTGTCGGCGACCCAAATTAG
- a CDS encoding DUF2863 family protein — translation MRQRIAKRLPPDADKLVGLSLALFASGSRIEDRFWEAKLDALLAKIVRNGNQTTLDAALDHLQQNHPDAYGALADMAETHSESMVIEHDGQPYDALLVAVPVLAWTRYMIPSGPLKGDVADALRTHLQAHVLANGTLVGLAPFLYSIDQLPRHHVETYRLAQQLAHAAIGQHTPKLSFGDLPETSPILADPRFLLAVVAAPAGAPLFRWQEEENGSRIERGQCLEQWTAQGGPNLSIALPGCEFECLLPDAYYSACRDADERVRPHTVRTAIRYLFDTLGAAPQELRAVVAGFGERRIDEYRVGFTRRASNDVIYGVVWPLYGRENGDVSTDSATLEGEAPIEGPLEEIVSLLKECGVTDVRRHAGRFEPEYCDDCGVPLYADPLGEIVHAEMPEDASPAQPHFH, via the coding sequence ATGCGCCAGCGAATCGCCAAACGCCTCCCCCCCGATGCCGACAAACTGGTCGGTCTGTCGCTTGCGCTCTTCGCGTCGGGCAGCCGCATCGAGGATCGCTTCTGGGAAGCGAAGCTCGATGCGCTGCTCGCCAAGATTGTCCGCAACGGCAATCAGACCACGCTCGACGCCGCGCTCGACCATCTCCAGCAGAATCATCCCGACGCCTACGGCGCGCTCGCCGACATGGCCGAGACGCACAGCGAGTCGATGGTGATCGAGCACGACGGTCAACCATACGATGCGCTGCTGGTCGCCGTCCCGGTTCTCGCCTGGACGCGTTACATGATTCCGTCCGGTCCGCTCAAGGGCGACGTGGCCGACGCGCTGCGAACGCATCTGCAGGCGCACGTCCTGGCGAACGGCACGCTCGTCGGGCTCGCCCCGTTCCTCTACAGCATCGACCAGTTGCCGCGGCACCACGTGGAAACCTACCGGCTTGCGCAGCAACTCGCCCATGCGGCAATCGGTCAGCACACCCCGAAGCTGAGCTTCGGCGATCTGCCGGAAACCTCGCCGATCCTGGCCGATCCGCGCTTCCTGCTGGCGGTCGTCGCCGCGCCGGCCGGCGCACCGCTGTTCCGCTGGCAGGAAGAAGAAAACGGCAGCCGCATCGAGCGCGGCCAGTGCCTTGAACAGTGGACGGCACAAGGCGGCCCGAACCTGTCGATCGCGCTGCCCGGATGCGAATTCGAATGCCTGCTTCCGGACGCGTACTACTCGGCCTGTCGCGATGCGGACGAACGTGTGCGTCCGCACACCGTCCGAACGGCCATTCGTTATCTATTCGACACACTTGGTGCGGCGCCGCAAGAGTTGCGGGCGGTGGTCGCCGGCTTCGGCGAGCGTCGTATCGATGAGTATCGCGTGGGGTTCACGCGGCGTGCCAGCAACGACGTGATCTACGGTGTCGTGTGGCCGCTCTACGGCCGTGAAAACGGCGACGTATCGACCGACAGCGCGACGCTCGAAGGCGAAGCGCCGATCGAAGGGCCGCTCGAAGAAATCGTGAGCCTGCTGAAGGAATGCGGCGTAACCGACGTCCGCAGGCACGCGGGCCGTTTCGAACCCGAATACTGCGACGACTGCGGCGTGCCGCTCTACGCAGATCCGCTCGGCGAAATCGTCCATGCGGAAATGCCGGAAGACGCGTCGCCCGCCCAGCCGCATTTCCACTGA
- a CDS encoding response regulator transcription factor, whose amino-acid sequence MRFLVLNSDAERRDGLKALLRQIDRHASINDAPDSFQARRLLRTQRFDLVAIDWLDVGRLSELQALGNACSPTPIAVLVDEVSPEAIQRFFNYGVAGVIPHSTRPHLIVRALEIVLLGGHYIPPIALSLLPAPTTARQDAHFQTLAGSLPRRPPSGLLSPRQAQIMRFVHMGSTNKMIARTLGISEGTVKIHLASIFQQLGAANRAAAVAIYNGWLSPHLEVLLANRNRARKPAIGEHGPVPLRTQRHDRPYPLPTAHAGTQDLPLAAEPRPRFRRGR is encoded by the coding sequence ATGCGGTTCTTGGTGCTTAACTCAGACGCCGAACGGCGTGACGGACTGAAGGCCCTGCTGCGGCAGATCGACCGGCACGCCAGCATCAACGATGCGCCCGACAGTTTCCAGGCGCGCCGGCTGCTGCGTACCCAGCGTTTCGACCTCGTCGCGATCGACTGGCTCGACGTGGGCCGGCTCAGCGAGCTCCAGGCACTCGGCAACGCGTGCTCGCCGACGCCGATCGCCGTCCTGGTCGACGAAGTCTCGCCCGAAGCCATCCAGCGCTTCTTCAACTACGGCGTCGCGGGCGTGATCCCGCATTCCACGCGGCCGCACCTGATCGTACGTGCGCTCGAGATCGTGCTGCTGGGCGGCCACTACATTCCGCCGATCGCCCTCAGCCTGCTGCCCGCCCCGACGACGGCACGCCAGGATGCCCATTTCCAGACGCTCGCCGGCTCGCTGCCCCGCCGCCCGCCGAGCGGCCTCCTGTCGCCGCGGCAAGCGCAGATCATGCGGTTCGTCCACATGGGCAGCACGAACAAGATGATCGCGCGTACGCTCGGCATTAGCGAAGGCACCGTGAAGATCCACCTCGCGAGCATCTTCCAGCAGCTCGGCGCAGCAAACCGCGCCGCCGCCGTCGCGATCTACAACGGCTGGCTGTCGCCCCATCTCGAGGTGCTGCTGGCGAACCGCAACCGCGCCCGCAAACCGGCCATCGGCGAACACGGCCCGGTTCCGCTGCGTACACAACGGCATGACCGTCCGTACCCGTTACCTACCGCCCATGCCGGCACGCAGGACCTGCCACTCGCCGCCGAGCCGCGGCCACGGTTCCGGCGCGGACGCTAG
- a CDS encoding energy-coupling factor ABC transporter permease: MGFLFTPLPLWVGIGGWIAAVALLALAIWNRPFVRVQDATLQHVWLALVTAITVLWASNAWLEDGIVMHLLGATLLVTLFDWTLALVAMGAVTAIAAVIFDAPWQGIGLTYLIYGALPVGVSALLQRAALAWLPHNLASFITGQGFLSPAIAIVAVAAAAAGVQLALADGVPVVIPAGYLLNTALLALGEAWFTGMATALIAVYRPAWVTTFDVRRYRLGGPRA, from the coding sequence ATGGGTTTTCTTTTCACACCGCTTCCGCTCTGGGTTGGCATCGGTGGCTGGATCGCCGCCGTGGCCCTGCTCGCGCTCGCGATCTGGAATCGCCCGTTCGTACGTGTGCAAGACGCCACGCTTCAGCACGTGTGGCTCGCGCTCGTCACCGCGATCACGGTCCTGTGGGCCTCGAACGCATGGCTCGAGGATGGCATCGTCATGCATCTGCTTGGCGCAACCCTGCTCGTCACGCTGTTCGACTGGACACTCGCGCTGGTCGCGATGGGCGCCGTCACGGCGATTGCCGCGGTCATCTTCGACGCGCCGTGGCAAGGCATCGGCCTGACCTATCTGATCTACGGTGCGCTGCCTGTCGGCGTGTCGGCGTTGCTGCAACGCGCCGCGCTCGCCTGGCTGCCGCATAACCTCGCCTCGTTCATCACCGGGCAGGGCTTCCTGTCGCCGGCCATCGCGATCGTCGCGGTCGCCGCCGCGGCGGCAGGTGTCCAGCTCGCGCTCGCCGACGGCGTGCCCGTCGTGATTCCGGCCGGCTATCTGCTGAACACCGCACTGCTGGCGCTCGGCGAAGCATGGTTCACCGGCATGGCAACGGCACTCATCGCCGTCTATCGCCCCGCGTGGGTCACGACGTTCGACGTCCGGCGCTACCGCCTCGGCGGCCCGCGCGCCTGA
- a CDS encoding BspC domain-containing protein, with product MSPSLLTNNQMDSSPASLRIFRALGKLAACIAGLSLALPAPVFADLLDQRSELINKFVNEMHADPLAADCAAHGSFIASTSTAFDRVDFAPNAFDSGNATITPWNDSFDQGKQRVKVDNIVTVDGLGIHSNGSDPTPLKFRCGYVGQQMLAFSWNDPVPPLKPRVERSSSPTKKFKGKSHRGKAKAKASGRTGSKKAVATKKSSGQKKAVKKKTAKKS from the coding sequence ATGTCTCCTTCGCTCCTCACCAATAACCAGATGGACAGCTCTCCTGCCTCGCTCCGGATTTTCCGGGCGCTCGGCAAGTTGGCAGCCTGTATCGCGGGCCTGTCGCTTGCGCTTCCCGCACCGGTATTCGCCGACCTGCTCGACCAGCGCTCCGAACTGATCAACAAATTCGTCAACGAGATGCATGCCGATCCGCTCGCCGCCGATTGTGCGGCGCACGGTAGCTTCATCGCCAGCACGTCGACGGCGTTCGACCGCGTCGACTTCGCGCCGAACGCATTCGACAGCGGCAACGCGACGATCACGCCGTGGAACGACTCGTTCGACCAAGGCAAGCAGCGCGTGAAGGTCGACAACATCGTCACCGTCGACGGGCTCGGCATCCACAGCAACGGCAGCGATCCGACGCCGCTGAAATTCCGTTGCGGCTACGTCGGCCAGCAAATGCTCGCGTTCAGCTGGAACGACCCGGTTCCGCCGCTGAAGCCACGCGTCGAGCGCTCGTCGTCTCCGACGAAGAAGTTCAAGGGCAAGTCGCATCGCGGCAAGGCCAAGGCGAAGGCATCGGGTCGCACCGGCAGCAAGAAGGCCGTCGCGACGAAGAAATCAAGTGGCCAGAAGAAAGCCGTGAAGAAAAAAACCGCGAAGAAGTCCTGA
- a CDS encoding M14-type cytosolic carboxypeptidase, with amino-acid sequence MALSITSNFDAGAIDVVSCESPDAIRLRVRGDNRSEFAQWFYYRLTGARGERCVMTFENAAECAYPSGWRNYHAVASYDRVDWFRVPTTFDGKTMTIDHTPEFDSIYYAYFEPYSEERHAAFLGAVQQLPQASVVELGRTVEGRPMSLLTLGTPETDGAPKKKVWVIARQHPGESMAEWFVEGLVKRLAGWGDWAGDPVARKLYDRATFYIVPNMNPDGSVHGNLRTNAAGANLNREWMAPDAERSPEVLAVRDAIHAIGCDMFFDIHGDEDLPYVFVAGSEMLPSFTEQQGKEQAAFIDAFKVASPDFQTEHGYAASKYKEDALKLASKYIGHQFGCLSLTLEMPFKDNANLPDERVGWNGERSAALGAAMLAAILVHIDTFG; translated from the coding sequence ATGGCCCTTTCGATCACCAGTAATTTCGACGCAGGCGCAATCGACGTCGTGTCGTGCGAAAGCCCCGACGCAATCCGGCTGCGCGTGCGCGGCGACAATCGTTCGGAATTCGCGCAATGGTTTTACTACCGCTTGACGGGTGCGCGCGGCGAGCGATGCGTGATGACGTTCGAGAACGCAGCCGAATGCGCGTATCCGTCGGGCTGGCGCAACTACCACGCGGTGGCGAGCTACGACCGGGTCGACTGGTTCCGCGTGCCGACGACGTTCGACGGCAAGACGATGACCATCGACCATACGCCGGAGTTCGACAGCATCTACTACGCGTATTTCGAACCGTACTCGGAAGAGCGTCACGCGGCGTTTCTCGGTGCGGTCCAGCAGTTGCCGCAGGCGAGCGTCGTCGAGCTCGGCCGTACGGTCGAAGGCCGTCCGATGTCGCTGCTGACGCTCGGCACGCCGGAAACCGATGGTGCGCCGAAGAAGAAGGTGTGGGTCATCGCGCGTCAGCATCCGGGCGAATCGATGGCCGAGTGGTTCGTCGAAGGCCTGGTCAAGCGGCTGGCCGGATGGGGCGATTGGGCTGGCGATCCGGTTGCGCGCAAGCTCTACGATCGCGCGACGTTCTACATCGTCCCGAACATGAACCCGGACGGCAGCGTGCACGGTAACCTGCGCACCAATGCGGCCGGCGCGAACCTGAACCGCGAGTGGATGGCACCCGATGCCGAGCGCAGCCCCGAAGTGCTGGCCGTGCGCGATGCGATCCACGCGATCGGTTGCGACATGTTCTTCGACATTCACGGCGACGAGGATCTGCCGTACGTGTTCGTCGCCGGCTCGGAGATGCTGCCGAGCTTTACCGAGCAGCAGGGCAAGGAGCAGGCTGCGTTCATCGACGCGTTCAAGGTCGCAAGCCCCGACTTCCAGACCGAGCATGGCTACGCGGCGAGCAAGTACAAGGAGGATGCGCTGAAGCTCGCGTCGAAGTACATCGGCCACCAGTTCGGCTGTCTGTCGTTGACGCTCGAAATGCCGTTCAAGGACAACGCGAACCTGCCCGACGAGCGTGTCGGCTGGAACGGCGAGCGCAGCGCGGCGCTCGGCGCGGCGATGCTCGCCGCGATCCTGGTGCACATCGACACGTTCGGTTAA
- the yaaA gene encoding peroxide stress protein YaaA: MIIVLSPAKSLDYDTPAHVESYTKPAFVDDASELIDGLRKLSPQDIATLMDISDPLARLNFQRYADWSPTFTPANAKQAVLAFNGDVYEGFDAKSLSSTDLDYAQQHVRVLSGLYGLLRPLDLLQPYRLEMGTRFANARGKDLYAFWGDRITRALNEQLETRSGAARVLVNCASTEYFKSVKPKLLAAPVITPVFEDWKGGRYKIISFHAKRARGLMARFVVENRITDPKALKEFATEGYAFDAAASNDSTYVYRRRVGE; the protein is encoded by the coding sequence ATGATAATCGTTCTCTCTCCCGCCAAATCCCTCGACTACGACACGCCCGCGCATGTCGAGTCTTACACGAAGCCTGCATTCGTCGACGACGCGTCGGAGCTGATCGACGGCCTGCGCAAGCTGTCGCCGCAGGACATCGCCACGCTGATGGATATCTCCGATCCGCTCGCGCGCCTGAACTTCCAGCGCTACGCCGACTGGTCGCCGACCTTCACGCCGGCCAACGCGAAGCAGGCCGTGCTGGCGTTCAACGGCGACGTCTACGAGGGGTTCGACGCGAAATCGCTGTCGTCCACCGATCTCGACTATGCGCAGCAGCACGTGCGCGTGCTGTCGGGCCTGTACGGGCTGCTGCGCCCGCTCGATCTGCTGCAGCCGTATCGGCTCGAGATGGGCACGCGGTTCGCGAACGCGCGCGGCAAGGATCTGTATGCGTTCTGGGGCGACCGCATCACGCGGGCACTGAACGAGCAGCTCGAGACGCGCAGCGGCGCGGCGCGCGTGCTCGTCAACTGCGCGTCGACCGAATACTTCAAATCGGTCAAGCCGAAGCTGCTGGCCGCACCGGTCATCACGCCGGTATTCGAGGACTGGAAGGGCGGACGCTACAAGATCATCAGCTTCCATGCGAAACGCGCGCGTGGCCTGATGGCGCGTTTCGTCGTCGAGAACCGTATTACCGACCCGAAGGCGCTGAAGGAATTCGCGACGGAAGGTTATGCGTTCGATGCGGCTGCGTCGAACGATTCGACTTACGTATATCGCCGGCGCGTCGGCGAGTAA
- a CDS encoding putative toxin-antitoxin system toxin component, PIN family: MTRSLAPHAAHRVVLDSNVWIDILVFDDPATRPIRAALERGTLAAVIDGRCLTELEYVLDYPQFQSRAIDKAAALATVARLASLVEPPPLDADAPPLPKCKDRDDQKFLELARAAQADWLVSKDRALLKLAKRTARDFGFRIAQPAPFAEACALDAAPPATATPA, translated from the coding sequence ATGACCCGCTCTCTCGCCCCGCATGCCGCACACCGCGTCGTGCTCGACTCGAACGTCTGGATCGACATCCTCGTATTCGACGACCCCGCCACGCGCCCGATCCGTGCCGCGCTGGAGCGCGGCACGCTGGCCGCCGTGATCGACGGCCGCTGCCTGACCGAACTCGAATACGTGCTCGACTATCCGCAGTTCCAGTCGCGCGCGATCGACAAGGCGGCCGCGCTCGCAACGGTCGCCCGACTCGCGAGCCTCGTCGAGCCGCCGCCCCTCGACGCCGATGCGCCGCCGCTGCCGAAGTGCAAGGACCGCGACGACCAGAAATTTCTCGAACTCGCCCGCGCCGCGCAGGCCGATTGGCTCGTGTCGAAAGACCGCGCGCTGCTGAAGCTCGCGAAACGCACCGCACGCGACTTCGGTTTCCGGATCGCGCAACCCGCGCCGTTTGCCGAAGCCTGCGCCCTCGATGCCGCGCCGCCCGCCACGGCGACGCCGGCCTGA